Sequence from the Candidatus Binataceae bacterium genome:
GCTCGTCGGTCGGCGAGGCGCTTTTGCGCGCGCGTTTTTCACCCAACTCGACGCGGCCGCAGGTGGGATTGCCGTAGCGCGGTGCGGTCTGTTTTCGGAGGAAGAGAAGAGATCCGGGCAAACCACGAAGGACACGAAGACACAAAGCAAGAAAACATTTCTATCGAAGCGGCGCTGCCGCTTCGCTTGGTGCCCTTAGTGTCCTTGGTGGTTATCTGATCTCTGCTGCTGTTTTCCGCCGCTCGTGGGCGCCCCGATCAGCAGATCGCGGTTCCATGCCCAGGAGCGAATCGGGATCCTGCTCACTGTGTGATTCGCGGCCCAGTCAGGCGGTGGATCGCCGCCCGGCGTCTCGAGTAGCGCGAAGTATTGGTCGCCTGGCAAGGCGTCAGAAGTCTCGAGTTCGTACGCGCCCGTGAAAACGCTGCGGGTCGGCGCGAACTCCTTGGTAGCGTCGCCGGAGCTCGCGACTTTCGCATCGGCAGGCAATTTGTCAGCGAGCGTGCGCTGAACTTTCGCGTGCGCATCCAGGTACGATTGATGGGCGATCGTCAGGAGCAGGAACGACACGACAAAAACCGCGAACGCTGCGATTTTACCGGCGCCGCGTGAGAGCAAGTCGGTGCGCGAGTTGAGTAGTCGCGCCGCGGGCAAGCACGCGAGCATCGAGGCCGGAAGCAAAAAGCGTTGCCCCGGGATAAACCCCGCGAGCAGCGCCGCGAACGTGTTGCGCGCCGAGCCGACGTTGAGCCCGTCGCGATAGTAGTAGAGCGACGCCATCGCGATCGTCACTGCGCATACCGCAGGGATAGCCCAGGTGCCTGACCATCGCCGCGAAAACGCCGCCCATCCCGCGATCGGAAAAATGGCCAACGAAAAGAAATAGAACGGCAGGAACCCCGCAAGATGGTCGCCGCCGAAACTGTATTGATGTCCGAGGATCGTGTACGCGTCGCGGAAAGCGCTTCCAGTCGTCGCATGATTGTAGGCCATCAGCGCGATCAGGGCGGGGAGCGCGCCTGAAAGCATCGAAAGAAAAGATGAGACTCGTCGCGCGCCCTGCTCAGCGCTCCAAACAAACGTGAATACGACGGCGAACGGTCCCGTCCAGGGATGGATCAGCGTTGCTGCGCCGAGTGCGAGCCCGGCGGCGAATGGACGCGGCTCGTCGCGAAGACACAGTGACGCACCAAATAGCCCGGCCACCGCGGCCGGCACAGCAGCCAGCACGGTCTGTGAATAGAAGAGCGCGCCGGCCAGCATGAAGTATAGAAAACACCATCCGCTCGCGATCCCGACGCGACGCAGCATCGCGCGGATAATGAACGCGCCGGCCAGGAACGCGGCCGCACCGAGCAAGAACATCGCGCGCCAGGAAACGAGCATCAATGGCGTCAGCATCGCCGCGTGAAACGCGGAATATTTCGAGATGATCCGATCGCCGATCGTGAGGCCCCAGAGCGGCGAGTCGAGAAAGACCGTGCCATGCGAGATCGCGCGTGCGAGCGCGATGATACAGCTCTCGTCTGAAATCGAATACGAGGCCGGATAAAACGCGATGTAGATCACGCAATACGCGGCGACCATCCCGAAGAAAAGCCCGTCGCCATCCGGTGCGGATCGCGTCATGGAAACAGGATCGAGACGTTCCGGCGAACGCGCTACAGACTTTGCAGATTGTGGTGACAAGTTCGACTCAAATAACAGTTGTTAGTACCAGTGATGGCGTGTCACTAGTAGTTAACTGTCTGCTCTTGGTTAAGCGGAAGGCGCATGTTAAAGCGAATCGATGCGAATCGTTGTTAGGACTGCCTCGATTGCTGCTGGGCTGGCAATTGCCTGTTGCGTGGCGGCGTGCGCGGAACCCAATGCCCCAAAGGCGGCGGAGTGGCAGATGATGCTCCCTCCCATGCGTGGAGATTCGGCACACACGAACCTCAACCCTAATGCTCCGCTCTCCACCTGGCGCACATTCCCGTTAGGTCCTTACCCAAGCAATGAAGCATGCGAGGCGGTGGTCAACAATTACAAAGAAACGGATAGGCGGGAGGGTGACCCGCCCGGCAGTGATTTTGGTTTCGAAATGGCCCAGTGCGTCTCGACCGACGACCCACGACTCAAGAGCAGTTTGGAACCGCGCGACCGCCCCTTTCGCGGGCATCCGCGTCAGGCTATTGTCGAGGGCTAATCTTCGTTGCACGGAAGAATACGATGAGACATTGCGCGTTTTGCGGAAAGCAGCCGTCGGTTGGCAATAACGTCAGCCACGCTAACAACAAGACCAAGCGGCGCTGGGAGCCGAACCTGCAGGAAGTCCGCGCCGTAGTCGGCGGCAGCGTGCGGCGGATCCGCGTCTGCACCCGATGCATCCGCAGCGGCAAGGTCAAAAAGAGCGCCTAGCGGCATCCTTGCGCCGCCGGCTCAGAACAATTCGTTGAGCAGTGCGGATGGCCGCGCGATTTTGGCCCGGCCGCCGCGAATCACGATCGGCCGCTGCATCAGCTCCGGATGCTTGAGCAGCAGCGCGACGACCGACTTTTCATCGGTGTAACTACCCGCATCGAGACCGAGCTCCTTGAAGCGCTTGTCCTTGCGCACCAGATCGGCGGGTGGCGAATCGATAAGCCTTAGAATCCGCTCGAGATCGGCGCCAGTCGGTGGCACCTTCAGATACTCGATTATGTCGAACGGCACGCCGCGCTCCTTCAGGAGATCGAGCGCACCGCGCGAATTACTGCAGGCAGGATTGTGATACAGAACGACGCGTTCCATCTTTTTCCTCGATTGCTGATAGCATAGTCAGCGTCACTCTCACCCTTCAATCAGGGCCCTGTCCCTTCCAAGCGACGTAACGACGCGGGTAAAATGACGGGCGTTTGCGCTGACCAGGGAGATATCGTGAAGCACTGCTCGCAGTTCATGAAGCCCGTCCGAAGCCTCTCGCTTGCACTCGCGATTGCGATCGGATGCTCGGTTGTTTCGATTTCAACCCCGCGCGCCGGGGCGGCGCTGGTAAGCGGCAGTTTCGCTTACCGCAACGGCTCGCCCGGCAAGGATCGCCAGCTCCATCTCGAGAACCGCGCCACCGGCGACATGTACGTCGCCGCGTGCAATGGCGACGGCAGCTTCTCGACTGACGTTCCGCCGGGACTCTATGATCTCCGCGCCGAGCGCGGCGTGATTCTGAAATATCGAATCCACGTCGATCAGGAGCCCATCAACATCGGGCGGGTAGTCGAACCGGTGCCGCTCGACGTGCATCGCGTGTTCCAGCGCGAGAGCATCGCCGAGGCAGTCGTGAAAAGCCCCGCGCCCTCGACCGCCAACCTCAGCGGACGGCCGCTGCAAGCGATGCAATTCGGCCACCAAGCGGCCGAGCAGTTCGGCGCACCGGTTGGCACACCCGCATCTATGGCAACCCCGAGCGCCAAGGGAATCGAGGCGATGCCCTACGAGCCCGAGTCGATGCCGCCCATGGGCGTCGAACCCGCGCCAGAAATGAAGTAAACCCGGGCGCCGGCGATACTCGATTTCGAGGATTGATGACGATCGAGGCGGGAGTCACCGAGTCAACATATTGGTGACCGAAAGATGGGCGGGGCACTAATCGGCTACGAGATGCGCGCGATACTGGGGATGCTCGTTGCCGTACGCGACGCGTTCGTAGATTTCGCGCGTACGCCGCACCATCGCATCGAGACTGAACTCTGACTCGACGCGCCGGCGCGCCGCGTGGCCGAACCTGGCGCGCAGCTCGCGATCGTCGAGCAGGCGATTGATCGCATGGGCCAGGGCCGCGCTGTCTCCCGGCGGCACGGTGAATCCGGTTTCGCCGTCGCGCGAGACGAACGGCACCCCCGACGCAATCCTGGTGTTTACCACCGGCAGTCCGGTTGCCATCGCTTCGAGCTGAACGATACCGAAAGCCTCGCTGCGCGCGATCGAGGGCAGCACGAACACGTCGGCGGCATGGTAGTAAGGGATCACTGATGGTTGCATCTCGCCCAGAAACACAACGCGGTCATCGACACCCAGCTCGTGCGCCTCTTTCAGGAGGGCAGGTCGCAGCGGTCCCTCGCCGACCATGAGTATCTTCGCGTCGATTTTCGCGGCGGCACGAACCAGGTTCTCGAAGCCTTTGTAGTAGACCAGTCGTCCCACGGCCAAGACGATCCGCTCGCCGAAGCGCTCGCGAATCTCTCGAACTTCCGCCTCGTCCGCCTTGCGATAGCGGGAAGGATCGATGCCATACGGAACTACATGACATCGATCACGCATACGATTCAGCGGTTCAGAACTCTCTACGTAGTCCGGCGAAGTCGCAATAACGGCGGCACACCGGCGCAAGAACCGGCGCTGGATAGGCTCGAACACGCGCGCGAGCCGGCGCTGTCTGACAACGTCGCTATGCCACGTAGCTATCAAATGACTCCCGCTGCCACTGGCCAGCGCGGCGATCACGCCGGCGGGATTCGGCAGATGGACGTGGACGATATCCGACGATGCGCGTCGGATTTTCCATGCCATCGCCGGGCAGATCGGCGCGCCCGCGATCGTCATCTGGATCGCCAGCCGCGACACGGCTACGCCATTTACGATCGCTTCATCGTCACCGCGATGGTCGTTGGCGACGAGCACCCGCACGTCGACCGACTTGCGCAGTTCGCCGCATAACGCCTCGAGGTGAGTTTCCATTCCGCCGACATGCGGCGGATAGAACTTACCTACATGAACGACGCGTAATTTATCGGAGGTCTTCGTTGAACTAGTCCTTAGTCGCACTGCCAAGACGCAGGGCTCGCCGCTCCGGGTCGCGCTCAGCAGGTTTCAGACTGAAATCGAACGGACTTTCCCGTCGGCAATTTGTCACCGCGTCGGCTGCCTATGAATCCCGCGCCGGTGACCTGTCCGCGCCTGTTTCATGGCTGACAACGAATCGGATTGTTCGAACTGTTCATGCGCGGCGGCGCTCGCGACTGCGTGGTAGAGATTCACCATACGCGTTGCATGGCCGGCCCACGAGAATCGGGCGCTCCACGCTATTCCTGCCGCACTGCGCCGGTCGAATGCGGCGGTATCATTCGCTCGCTCATGCAGAATCGCCGTCGCGCTTTCACACCACCGCGCGATATCGCCGACCGGGCAATACTCCGCCGTCGCACCACCTACTTCGCGCAGCACAGGAATATCGCTTGCGACCACCGGAGTTCCGCACGCAAGCGCTTCGACCACCGGCAGCCCGAACCCTTCGGCCTCCGACGGCATCAGGAGCAGCGCCGCGCGGCGGTAGATCGCCGCCAGCACTCTTCGCTCGACGAACGGCAACGTAACGATACGGTCGAATATCCCAAGCGAACCCGCCAACTCCGTTAGCTGATCGTTTAGCGGGCCACCGGCGCGAATCAAGCGAGCGGCTGGGAATTCGCGGCAGATTTGCGCGAAGACCTTCAGTGCTACGTCGATTCGTTTGCGAGCCTCCCCATGTCCAACGTGCAGAATCTCGATTCGATCCGCACGTGGCGCACCCAGCATCTGGGCTGCCGTTTTTTCCGCCTCGGCGTCGCCCGCGGCGAGCGTTTCGGCATCGACGCCGTTGTTAACGACGATCGTGTTGTCGCCGGTGCGAATTCCCGACTTCAAAAGCGCATCGCATGTCGCCGTGCTGACGCAGCTAACGATCGCCGCGCGCCGCAGTCCTTTTGCGAGACGGCCGGCAATCGCACGGAAGATCGTGTTCCGCGCTCCGCTCGTTTGCTCCAGCAGCGGTCGAAACGCGTCGAGGTCATGACAGGTAACGATTGTTCGCTCCACTGGAAGATAATTCACCAGATGTGCGTAGCTGTGATCGACGACGTGGAAAACGTCGAACCTGGCGCGCTGGCGCCGGAGCCAGAGTGGATAGCGAACATAGCGATTGAGCGCGCGCTCGACGTTGCAGGCATCGCGCGAACGCGCAAGTCGCGCGTACCGCGTGAGCGGCCGCAGAAACACAGGCCGCAGAACCTCCGCTTCGATCGGCACGGCGCCGCGCACACTGCGAAGCTCGCGCGCCAGCATCGTCGCGACGAGGTCCATGCTCGGCCATCGCTCTTCAACAAAGTCGGCAATAATTGCGACCCGCAGCGGCTTAGGCTGCAAGGTATTCGCGCCACCTATTGGCGACGGCGCGGTCATGCGGTCCTGGCGCGCTCCAACTCGGAATTGGGTGCTACCTGCCCGAAGATTTCGAGGAGCGCCGCAAGATGAAGTTCCGGATCGAAGCGCGACGAACTTTCGAGCGCACCGCGTGCAAGTTGAAGATACGTCTCACCATCACCCAGGCATCGCAGAATCGCCGTGGCAAGTTGTTTGGCCGTCGGCGGATTCGAGGGAGCGAGCGCGCCGCTGATGCCATCGAGCAGCCACTCGGAGATTCCGCCAACGTCAAAAGCCGCACTGGGAATTCCGAGCCGTGCCGCCTCGGCGCCAATCAGCCCAAAGGGCTCGGGCCACACGCTCGGCATCACCAGCAGATCGGTACGCGCAAGTTCCTGTCCTAGTTGCGCCTCGGAAAGCCATCCCGGAAAACGAACCGCGATCCCGGGATCGGTCTCCAGACGACGGGCCTTGAGCTGCCACGTCTCTCGCGATGGTCCGTCGCCTGCCATCGTCAGCTCGAGCTCAGCACCCAAAGCGCGCGCGACCTCGGGCAACGCGTCGAGCAGAAAATCGCCGCCTTTGAGCGGCGTCATGCGGCCGGCGAAGAGCAGCCGGCGCTGGCGGCGCGAATCGTCAAGGCCAATCGCCCGCACACTGGCCGGCTTACGCACCAGCATCGGCACCTTACGCAGGCGTTGTGCCGGAACCAGGTGCTCGAATTCGCGACGCACATAGTCGGAAGTTGTAAGGATCGCGGAGAATCGTGTCAGGCGTTCGCGCTCGCGCATCTCGCGTGAGTAGTCGCGCCACATCGTGATCGGACTGAGCCCGCCGCATCGGCGCGGGTAGTAGTGCCCGAGACATTGCCAACCAAACCGCCGATGACAAGTCTGTGCGGCGGGATTCTTGTGCATCCTTTCACCGCTGATACAGAGGCCGTGATAGCCGTGCGCGAAGTAAATCGAGGGCGCCATCGCGACCACCCGATCCGACAAGCTTGCATCCTCGAGCCCGTGGGAGAAAACGAGGTCGGGATACCATTGGCGAGCGGCCTTAACCGCGCTTTCCGCGCTGCTTCGATCCACGCACCAGACCGGAACTTGCACGGACGCGTCCAGCGGCTCTGTTCCGCGTGGCGCGTCATGTTCGGCGAGAATGGCAACCTCGATGTGCGCGGCGGCAAGCGCGCCCAGGACGGCTCGCAGGTAAACCTCGAGTCCGCCGAGGAGCGCACGATCGCGCGTCGCGATCAGAACTCGCATCGAACTTCCCGCAGCAAGTTCACTGTGTGTCGGAGGTCGAACACCTCTTGATAAAGCGCCGCACCCGCACACCCCATCGCCCGAGCGCGCTCGCGATCGCGTACGAGATCGAGCGCGGCGATCCCGAGCTCGCGCGGGCTGGCGGACCGAATCGCAAGTACACCGGCCGAGCGGTTCCACATGTTTTCGCTGTGAGAACCGGCGTTCGCGACAAGCGGCCTTGAATGGGCGAGCGCCGCGATCGCGCTCGCATTGCGCGAGGTGATTCCGTCCTCGTACGGCTGCAGCATCGCATCGCACGCCGAAATGGAGAGCGAAGCGTCGCCGCGATCGAGACTTCCCGTCGCATGCACACGATTGGCCGCCGACGGGTACCGCACGACCAGCGTAGTGCGGAATTCTTCGCTGCCGCGGCCGATCAGGAGCAGGTTGGCACCGCTCGAGTCGAGAATCGGCTGTAGCGCTTGTCTCAACAGTTGCGATCGCTCCGTGCCATAGGTGCCGAAGTGTCCGATGAGCGCTTCGCCGCGCGGCGCGTAGCGCATCCGCTGCACCTTCATCGCGTCGGTGTCATCGACCACCGGGATATTGCCAGGTACGGGAGCCCACAGGATTGGGCAGTCGGCCGGTGCGTAAGCTCGTACTGTGCTGCGCCATGCTTCGGCCGCGACGAGAATGCGCTTCGCGCTTCGCGCGACGAGAGCTGCCATCAAACGATGCGTCGTGCCGAGCAGGTTGCGCCTCATCGGCTGCTGGCGCCGAATCGGGTACGCGACTTCGTGGAACATCACCGTAACGTCGCGATGCCGTTGCTGGTAGAGCCAAATGCAGAACGGCAAGTTCATCGCCTTGAGGCCGAACGCGTGCGGGACGTATTGCACCAGGATTCGCGCGCGACCATCGATAGTGTGACTTAGTTCGCGCCGGGCAGCGCGTCCAAATCTGTCGGGCAAACGGCAAACGCGCACGCCCGCGTCGTCTGTCTCAGAGTCAGCCGATCCTGGCGCGTGGATCGCGACCTCGTCCCCGGCGCTGACCAGGGCGCGCGCGACAAACTGCGAGTAGTCGGCGACCCCGCCAGGTTGGGGCGGATACTCGCCGGTGATGATTTCCCAGCGCGTCACGACGGTCCGTCAGGCCGCATAAATCTCGAGGCAGCGCTTTACGACTCGCGGCCAGGTGAACTTCTCGAGCACCCGCTGACGCGCCGCGAGACCCATCGCGCGCGCGGTCTCCGGGTGCTCGCGCAGAAAAATGATCCGCTCACGCAATGCCTGTGGATTGTTCGGTGGCACAACGAATCCGTTGACACCGTCCTCGACGATCTCGGTCATGCTCGCGACGGCGGTACAAATCGCCGGCGCGCCACAAGCCATTCCCTCGAGGAGCGTCTGGCCGAGCAGCTCCGGCACCGGAGTCTCACCGCCATCGGCCGCGCGATATACGCTCGGCAGCACGACACAGAGCGCGCGCCGATACGCTTCGACCAACTCGGAGTCACTGACGTCATGACGGAAAGTTACTTCTTTGCCCTCGGCGCGAGTCCGCAGCGCCGCGACAAAAGATCGATCGTATGCCCTGCCGATTATTTCGAGGCCGAGCGGCGGCTCGACGGCTTCGATCAGATCGGCGACGCCCTTGTGCGGCAGGATTCGTCCGACGAAGAGGGCGCGCACATCGCGCCTGATCGAGTCGTCGGGAGCAAACTTCACGGTATCGACACCGCCCAGTATCACCTGCGCCCAGGGCTTGTCCGCGTGGCCGAATCGCGCGCGCGCAAAATTGCTCAGATGCAAATGCGCGGTGAACCAGCGGTCAGTCGAGATGAATGCCGACACGTCGAAGCCGCCGCCGCCTTCGTCGGTCACGAATGCGCGCCGCCCGCTCATTCGGCAGAAGAGCGCCGCGACGCTGCTTGCGACGATGTGCTGCTGATGGCAGTGCACGACATCGGCCGCGCGCAGCTCGCCGATCAGAGCCGTCGAAAATGGATTCTGCCGCTCGCCCCGCACGTACCAGGAATTGCCAATCACGCGATAGTGAAGATTACCGACACGATCTTCGCGCGCTTCATCACCGAATGTCACGAGCCGGGTCGGAACTTCGTCGGCCATGTGCCGCGCGAGCTCGAAGGCGTAGCGCTCGGCGCCACCCACCACGCCGTCATTGGCGGAAAAAAGCGCGGGGACGACATGCAATACACGCGCAAGAGCTGACGACATCAGGCGCAAGCGACCTTTGACGAGGGAGCGTCCGATACGATCGCGACGATCTCCGCCGCCATCTGCTCCCAGCTACGCGCGCGCAGTTCATGCATCAAAGGACGGACGTGTTCCTTCCAACTGGCGCGCGAGGTACGCCACAAAAGCAGGCGGCGAACCAGGTCTTCGACATCGTTGGGATTGGGAATCAACCAGTCTTGCAGAGTAGCGGGAAACCGCTCTGCGATCCCTGCGGTGGCGGTAACTATTGCAGGTACGCCACAGCACAACGCCTCGTGAACGTTCAGTCCGTAAGCTTCGTAACGGACCGGGCTGACAAGCAGATCGGCGGCGGCCAGAACTTGAGAGACCGTCGCAATGTGACCAAGCAGATGGACGCGCTGCCCGAGGCCTGCGTCGCTGACGCGCTGGCGCCATGAATCGAGCGCGCGACCGCCTCCGGCGACCAGCAGATCGACATCCCAGTTAACGATTGCGCTGAGTTTCTGCCACGCCTGCCAGAGCGTGTCGAAGCCTTTGTTGCGATCGTGTCCCAATGCGCCAATGAACGCGATGGCCGGTCGATCCAGGGCAATCCGGAATGAGTCGCGCGCCGCCGCCCGCACGCGATCGTCTATCGCCCTCCAACGCGGTTCCGCACCGAGATAAACAGTGTGGACACGATTGGGCGGGACGCCGAGGCGTATGATCTCGTCGCGGGTGCGATTGGAATTGGCAAGTATCACCCGGGCTGAAGTAAACGCCCTGCGTTCTCGTTGGCGGTTCAAGTACTTTTCAAGCCGATGCTTGATTCGAAATGAAACCGGAGCGCCTTCATCGCTCACGGCCCAAGCGCGATGCACCGCATGCGCCCAGTTGATGTCCGAGAAGTTGCAGTTGCCGCCATTGACCACGACTCGGGTCTCGGAGTTTGAGCGCAGGATTCGGTTGGCGACCGCCCAACCCCTGCGCTCCAAGCTTCTGTGCCCGAGCAAGTCAGAGCCCAACGGACGAGCGACGCGATACGCCGTGAGCGCGGGGTTTTTCAACAGCTGCTCATCGAACAGGTGGCCGACCAGATGCACAGGGGTGCCGCGCTCCGCCAGATACGAGGCAAGCGCCGCGTTAGCGGCGTCCATACCGCCGTGGCGATGAAATCCACCGGCAACGATGACCCAGGGAGGCCCGGGCGAGATTTCCGATCGCTGCACGTTCACCGTCCGAAAAGGAGCGGCTGAAGATGCTCCTGCTCCATGACTCGATTGCGCGCCGCGGCCGGCACGCGAACTATGCGTGGCGCCGATATCCATCCGACGAGGATCAGCAGCTCGGCGGTTCCAGGGGCCCAACTCAACATGCCGATGCCAATCGCACCGGTGGCGAGGACGAGCGCGACCACAACGTAAGCCAGCCGCCGCGAAAGAAACCACTTGTCAGATCGGCGCGGCGCCGCCCGGGTCAACACCCAGCCAATAAAAGCTAACCAGATGAAGAGGCCTGGCAGTCCCTGCTCGAGCATGATCCGCGCGTATTCGTTTTCGATCACGATCGAATCTTCGGCGTTCAGACGTTCGCGCAGAAAGTAGGGAATGCTGGTACCCCCTGCGCCGAGACCGATGCCCAGGGGATGCTGCTCGGCGGCGGCGAAGAAGCTTGCGTTTGCGCTGTTGTGGAGCCGCGTCTCGACATAGCTCGCGTCGCGGATCGTGGTGACACGTTGCAGCCGCGGCGCGCTGACAACCAGCCACGCGGCAGCTCCGACCAGCACGGCCCATCCAACGTAGGTGCCTGCCCGTGCGCGCATCGTGAACGCGATCACGATCACCAGCGCTATCAGGATCAATGCCTGAGTGCGCGACGCTGACAGGAAGACGCCGATCGCCGCGGCGAAGAACGCGACCGCGATGAACCCGCGGTTCCAGCCCCGAATCTCCTTCTGTACCCACGCGCCGACGAGCCAGGGCAAACTGAGGACCATCACGCCGCCGTAACTCGCCGACGCGACAAAGGTCGAGGGAATTCGCATCTGGTTACCCAGCACGTCGTTGGAGCCATAGACGAGCGACCTGGTCATTTCCGACAGGGGGAAGAATTTCTGCACTCCGATGAAGTACTCGGCGATTGCGAACCCGAACGCCAGCAGGTTGAGCGCCCCTATCCAGTAAACGATCGAATACAAGTCCTCGTCATCAAGCATCGCGCCGATCAAAAGGAACGGCAGGAAAAACACCTGAGCGCGAAACCCTACCAGCTGGATCATCGGATCCTGAAGCGGCATCAGCAGCATCACGAACGGCCAGCCGACAAGGATCAGAAACCACGGCATGATCCGGCGGATCTTTCGACGCGCTATCGGGTTGCGGCGGCGAATTAACAGCCCGGCATAGAGTCCGATCACGGCCGCGTCGAAGATGAAGTGCCCCGCAGTTTCGGCGATATTCGCGCGGGTGATCCCGTACATGTAGCCAAAGAAAAGCGTCACACCGATCCCGGCCGGGAGCGAGCGGCGCGCGGTGAGCAAGGTCACAATCAGAGCGAGTGCGCATAGCGCTATCCCCAGCATCAGGCGCGCGCGCTTCCGGCTGCGGTGTCGCCACTTTCCACCGCCTGGCCGACTGCGAGTCTCTCATAGAGAGGAAGAATCTGCGCCGTCATCCGATCGCGGCTGAAGCGCCGTTCGGCTGCAAGGCGCGCCGCCGCGCCGAGTCGACGAGCGAGATCGGAATCGAGTGCAAGGCGCACGATCGTGTTGGCCAGGTCCGCCGCGTCGCCCGGGCGATGCACCAGCGCGTCGGCTCCCGGCGTGACGATTTCCATCACACCGCCCGCGCCCGCGACGACCGTCGCGCGGCCGCATGCCATCGCTTCGGCGACGACCAGACCGAAAGGCTCCGGCTCGACACTGGCGTGAACAACGATATCCAGCGCGCGCATCACCTGGGCCGTATCGACGACTTGCCCGGTGAATCCGACGATTTCGGAAATTCCGAGGTCCGCCGCTAATCGTTTCAGCTCGCTCAGCGAAAATTGGCTCGCGTCGCGCTGATAGATCGGTCCGCCGACGACGTAAGCGCGCAGCGGTACAAACTTCGCGACCTCTTTTATGGCGCGAAGGAAAACTGGCTGCCCTTTCCAACGCGCCATCGTCGCAACCATCCCGATTTTGACGACCTTGGGAGCGGCCGCAGGCATCGCGGCCAATGCGTCGAGATCCGCCGCGATCCCATCGGGGCGGTATCGTTCGAGATCGACTGCGTTATGCACCGTCGCGATCCGCAGACCATCCCCGCAGACGCTGCGGAGATCGTCTGCGATGCTGGCGGAGTTCGCGATCGCCAGCGCAGCACGATTTGAATGCGCGCGCATGAGCCGCGACATCGCTGGCCGCGCGCTAACGAAATCGCGAACGTGCCAGACCAGACGACACCCGGGCATTCGCGCGTACGCCGCCATGATATGCATCTTGAAGCCGTTGCTGTGGATCACATCCGGCGCTGCGCGCTCAATTGCCCTTCGCAAGCCGTAAAGATAAGCGAGGCTCGGCAGCGCAGCCCGGCCAATTCCGCCCGCCATCGCGAGCATCGGCGATGCCTGCGCCCTCGATCCCGAATCGCCAAGCCGCGCAAGCGAAGGCGGAAACTCACACACCGAGGCCGTCGCACCGAGACACCGCGCGCGCTCGAGCAATGGACCGTGCGCGCCGGCGATCAGCTCGACCGGCCAATGCGGGCGCGCGCTTCGCAGGCTCTCGATAAGAAAGAGCAGGCTGCGTTCCGCGCCGCCGAGTTCGGCACCGGGGTTGAGAAACAGGATCTTCAAGCGGCGCTCAGTTGATGACGTGCGCAAAAGTCGCGCAGGACCACGAACGACAGAATCTGCAAGGGGCTCGTGCGGCGATCGTTGGTCTGGAAGCGGCGCCAGATCGTCTCGATTGCGCGCGCCTCGAGGCCCAGGTCACGCCACGTGTGCAGGTCATTGACGGCGTCGCGCGCTCTTTCGTGAAGCGGATTTCCGGCGGCGAACCAGTTGGCCCATGGAAACGCGAAAC
This genomic interval carries:
- a CDS encoding glycosyltransferase — protein: METHLEALCGELRKSVDVRVLVANDHRGDDEAIVNGVAVSRLAIQMTIAGAPICPAMAWKIRRASSDIVHVHLPNPAGVIAALASGSGSHLIATWHSDVVRQRRLARVFEPIQRRFLRRCAAVIATSPDYVESSEPLNRMRDRCHVVPYGIDPSRYRKADEAEVREIRERFGERIVLAVGRLVYYKGFENLVRAAAKIDAKILMVGEGPLRPALLKEAHELGVDDRVVFLGEMQPSVIPYYHAADVFVLPSIARSEAFGIVQLEAMATGLPVVNTRIASGVPFVSRDGETGFTVPPGDSAALAHAINRLLDDRELRARFGHAARRRVESEFSLDAMVRRTREIYERVAYGNEHPQYRAHLVAD
- a CDS encoding glycosyltransferase family 1 protein, whose product is MTAPSPIGGANTLQPKPLRVAIIADFVEERWPSMDLVATMLARELRSVRGAVPIEAEVLRPVFLRPLTRYARLARSRDACNVERALNRYVRYPLWLRRQRARFDVFHVVDHSYAHLVNYLPVERTIVTCHDLDAFRPLLEQTSGARNTIFRAIAGRLAKGLRRAAIVSCVSTATCDALLKSGIRTGDNTIVVNNGVDAETLAAGDAEAEKTAAQMLGAPRADRIEILHVGHGEARKRIDVALKVFAQICREFPAARLIRAGGPLNDQLTELAGSLGIFDRIVTLPFVERRVLAAIYRRAALLLMPSEAEGFGLPVVEALACGTPVVASDIPVLREVGGATAEYCPVGDIARWCESATAILHERANDTAAFDRRSAAGIAWSARFSWAGHATRMVNLYHAVASAAAHEQFEQSDSLSAMKQARTGHRRGIHRQPTR
- a CDS encoding ArsC/Spx/MgsR family protein, encoding MERVVLYHNPACSNSRGALDLLKERGVPFDIIEYLKVPPTGADLERILRLIDSPPADLVRKDKRFKELGLDAGSYTDEKSVVALLLKHPELMQRPIVIRGGRAKIARPSALLNELF
- the rpmB gene encoding 50S ribosomal protein L28; protein product: MRHCAFCGKQPSVGNNVSHANNKTKRRWEPNLQEVRAVVGGSVRRIRVCTRCIRSGKVKKSA
- a CDS encoding glycosyltransferase; translated protein: MTRWEIITGEYPPQPGGVADYSQFVARALVSAGDEVAIHAPGSADSETDDAGVRVCRLPDRFGRAARRELSHTIDGRARILVQYVPHAFGLKAMNLPFCIWLYQQRHRDVTVMFHEVAYPIRRQQPMRRNLLGTTHRLMAALVARSAKRILVAAEAWRSTVRAYAPADCPILWAPVPGNIPVVDDTDAMKVQRMRYAPRGEALIGHFGTYGTERSQLLRQALQPILDSSGANLLLIGRGSEEFRTTLVVRYPSAANRVHATGSLDRGDASLSISACDAMLQPYEDGITSRNASAIAALAHSRPLVANAGSHSENMWNRSAGVLAIRSASPRELGIAALDLVRDRERARAMGCAGAALYQEVFDLRHTVNLLREVRCEF
- a CDS encoding glycosyltransferase family 4 protein yields the protein MSSALARVLHVVPALFSANDGVVGGAERYAFELARHMADEVPTRLVTFGDEAREDRVGNLHYRVIGNSWYVRGERQNPFSTALIGELRAADVVHCHQQHIVASSVAALFCRMSGRRAFVTDEGGGGFDVSAFISTDRWFTAHLHLSNFARARFGHADKPWAQVILGGVDTVKFAPDDSIRRDVRALFVGRILPHKGVADLIEAVEPPLGLEIIGRAYDRSFVAALRTRAEGKEVTFRHDVSDSELVEAYRRALCVVLPSVYRAADGGETPVPELLGQTLLEGMACGAPAICTAVASMTEIVEDGVNGFVVPPNNPQALRERIIFLREHPETARAMGLAARQRVLEKFTWPRVVKRCLEIYAA
- a CDS encoding glycosyltransferase family 4 protein; translation: MRVLIATRDRALLGGLEVYLRAVLGALAAAHIEVAILAEHDAPRGTEPLDASVQVPVWCVDRSSAESAVKAARQWYPDLVFSHGLEDASLSDRVVAMAPSIYFAHGYHGLCISGERMHKNPAAQTCHRRFGWQCLGHYYPRRCGGLSPITMWRDYSREMRERERLTRFSAILTTSDYVRREFEHLVPAQRLRKVPMLVRKPASVRAIGLDDSRRQRRLLFAGRMTPLKGGDFLLDALPEVARALGAELELTMAGDGPSRETWQLKARRLETDPGIAVRFPGWLSEAQLGQELARTDLLVMPSVWPEPFGLIGAEAARLGIPSAAFDVGGISEWLLDGISGALAPSNPPTAKQLATAILRCLGDGETYLQLARGALESSSRFDPELHLAALLEIFGQVAPNSELERARTA